The DNA region CCGCGCCGACAACGACCACGTCACCTTCGGCAAGGGCAGCCCCCACCTGTGCCTGGGCAACCTGCTCGCCCGCACCGAGATCCGCATCATGTTCGAGGAGCTGATCCCCAGGATCGCCGACATCCGCCTCGTCGGCGATGTCCCGCGCGTCCGCTCCAACTTCGTCAACGGCATCAAGAAACTACCCGTCGAAGTCACCCTCGCCTGATCGCAGCGGCCCATCCGCACGGCGGCTCACGAAGGTGGGCACGAGCCCAAGGGCCAGCCCCTCATGTTTGTTGTCAAGCGAACTCCGTCTCGAGGATTGCAACGATGACCGATTTCAGGTTGGCGAAGCCGTGCTCGACGGCGGCGCGTTCGCGGTTGAGCAGGCGGTTCGCTTCTCTCTCCGCGTCGGTGAGCTGGTGGTTGCGGGTGGCCTTGCGGCCGGTGATGATCACCGGGTGGTCGTCGGGGTCGTCGTCCAGGCCGACGAGTCCGAGATCGGCCAGGGCTCCGAGACCGGCCTCGCGCAGGTGTCCGGTGATCTTGTTGTGGCGGGCGGTGGTGATCTCGCTGGACCGGCCCGGCTTCGCCGCCGGGATCCAGATCACGTTGCCTTGCTCGTCGGTCAGCGCGAGAAACAGCAGGCCATGGGACTTGTGTTTGCCGCTGTAGTTCTTCCGGTTGTCCTTCCCGGTGCGGCGCCGGGTGCGGATGAGGGTGCCGCCCAGCAGGACCACGACCCCGCCGGCACGGGCGATCTTCTTCAGCGCGCGGTCCAGGCGCGGGGCGCGGGCGAACAGCAGGCGGATCACTTCCATCACCCAGCGGCGCACGGTGGAGGCGGAGACCGCGTTGCCGCCGGCCATGTCGGCAAGACGCTGGTCGTGACGGAGCACGGCGAGCACGATGACCGCCTGGGTCCCGGAACTGACCTTGCGCCAGCGGGTTTGCGCAGCTGGCCACGGACGGCTCGACCTTGCCCGGCGTGAGCTCCCGACCCAGCATCCCAGCGACGTCCTTGGCCATCACCGGACCCTCCGCCCCGGCCACGATCTCCATGATCCGCCGATACTCCGGGGTCAGGGACTCCACCCCCATCCCCTCGGACCGGTCCGGCACCAGACGCATCCCGCCCGCACCCGGCCCCGCCACGACACGCTCCGGCTCCGGCTCCACGATGCCCGACGACCGACGTCCACCATCGGTTGCCTCGGCCCACTGCCCGAACACCACCTCGGCTGCTTCCAGCCGGGCCAACTGCGACTCGATCCCGGACAGTTCCTTGCGGAGCAGCTCAGCCGGTCCTTCCAGCTCAAGCCGTTGCTGGACCGTCCATGTCAGCACATCCGTCATACACACCTCCCACCAGGAGGCTATGCAGCGGCCCGCTGCCCCGGCCCCGGGAATCCCAGAGGCCGCCCGTGACGGACGATCACGTGCTAACGATCTCTCGCCCGACCAGCACGAGAACCCCGCGGAAACCTCACACCAGCCCTGCTGACCAGCGGAAATCAGGATGGCAGATCTTCATTGCTCCGACGGACGGAAGGCAACGACGTTGTCTGGGACCTGCGAGCGGGGCGCCGACTGGCTTTGCTGGTCGGTCAGGACCGCGGCGGCGAGGGTGAGACGGGTGACTAGCTCTCGCAGTTCCTTGATCTCCCTTCGCTGGTTCGAGACGGTCTCTTTGAGCTTGACCACGGACTCGCGCAGTCGGCGCTCCGCCTCGGGGACTTGCTGCGCTTCGGTGCGTACCCGTTCGTAGAATTCGTTCTTCAGATCCGCGTGCCGCTTCATCAGCGCCATGCGGTGGACGTCTGCCTCGACGGCGAGGGCCGCGATGGTGAGACTCCCATTGGACGCGGTGGCCTGCCCGGCCAGGAGGCGGTCCATCGCCTCACGGATGCGCGTGCGCTCGTCGGTGGGTTGCTCGGTCATCTCAGGACCTCGGCGGTCTCGGCAGTGGCGGCGTGGGTAACGGCGGCCTGGCGGAGTCGGGCGGCGTGGGCCTGCAGCCGGTTGCCGATGTGCATGGGTGCATGCGCGGCGAGCTGGTCGATCTCGTCGGCACGATCACGCAGTTGACTGGCATGAGTGTCGGTGCGGGCCATGTTTCCGCAGCCCGCCCGGCAGTCGACCACATTCGGCGAGGTCGCGTTCGCTGCCGGTTCACACAATGCCGTCTCGCGCTTGAATGCGCAGATCAGGAGGGCGTCGGAGTTGTCGAACAGGACAATGCCGTCCCGGGCGAGATAGGCGGCCGCCTTCCTCGCGAACGTGGAGGGGACGATGCGGCCCTCGAAGTGCGGGGCTTGGGTCGCGCCGGTGACAGCGCGACGGGCCGCCGGTCCCGAGATCTTCTCACCGGCGGCCATGCGGTCACGAAGACGCGCGGCGGTGTCGGCCGCGGCAAGGGCTGTCTCGACATCGAGCACCCCGTGGATGCCCCAGCGGCCGAGGGCTCCGTAGCCGGTGGATGTGCGTGCATCCAGGACGGTGCGCATGTGGCCGTACTGGATGGCGAGGGCGATCAGCCCGCCCGGGCGGCGGGCGATGTGCCAGGCCAGCGTACGTCTGAACCGGGCCATGCCGAGCTCACCGTGCGGGTCCTGGGGGATGGCCTGTTCCGGAAGGCCCTGGGCGACGGCTTCGCGGTTGGCCCAGGCGACGAAGCTGCCGATGCGGCGGTTCAGAGTCCCGTTCTTCAGCGCCCCCTGGTGGGCTTTGACCCCCTGGAAGTCGTGATGGGC from Streptomyces sp. NBC_00258 includes:
- a CDS encoding transposase family protein; this translates as MLRHDQRLADMAGGNAVSASTVRRWVMEVIRLLFARAPRLDRALKKIARAGGVVVLLGGTLIRTRRRTGKDNRKNYSGKHKSHGLLFLALTDEQGNVIWIPAAKPGRSSEITTARHNKITGHLREAGLGALADLGLVGLDDDPDDHPVIITGRKATRNHQLTDAEREANRLLNRERAAVEHGFANLKSVIVAILETEFA